Proteins found in one Magnolia sinica isolate HGM2019 chromosome 5, MsV1, whole genome shotgun sequence genomic segment:
- the LOC131246276 gene encoding uncharacterized protein LOC131246276: MDGRGGGCCVARYAGGAYVASSKVDRIMLRFRPIAPKPATGGSVTGAAVENNPSVDACVRRGSRAKRRCVRDSKRSSKKRRAFSGEEKEKSDVAFVTLPLLPETPERKESSPDLTAQYFPCWFGKPGPDPGVPVVAPQPVRPVGSWVTLERVTDTCGAGLVSLAEEEVMMRSLEEDTCPGFVTDGWDRVTWTNEAYRTMVGGDGEVVVGLVIRERVPETLRAFSCRVRVQYTCRKERNSMTVPCDVWRMLDGKGFAWRLDVKAALSLGR; this comes from the coding sequence ATGGACGGAAGAGGAGGAGGCTGCTGCGTCGCACGGTACGCCGGAGGCGCCTACGTTGCATCATCGAAGGTCGACCGGATAATGCTTAGATTTCGGCCGATTGCTCCCAAGCCGGCAACCGGTGGGTCAGTTACCGGCGCGGCGGTGGAGAACAATCCCTCCGTCGACGCCTGCGTCAGACGCGGCAGCCGAGCCAAGCGCAGGTGCGTCAGAGACAGCAAGCGCAGCAGCAAGAAGCGAAGGGCATTTTCgggagaggaaaaagagaaatCCGACGTGGCATTCGTGACGCTGCCGCTGCTGCCGGAGACTCCAGAAAGGAAAGAATCTTCGCCGGATCTGACGGCCCAGTACTTCCCGTGCTGGTTCGGTAAGCCCGGACCGGATCCCGGCGTGCCGGTGGTGGCCCCGCAACCGGTCCGGCCAGTCGGGTCGTGGGTGACGCTGGAGCGCGTGACGGACACGTGCGGGGCTGGGCTGGTGAGTCTGGCGGAGGAGGAGGTGATGATGAGGAGCCTAGAGGAGGACACGTGTCCGGGATTCGTGACGGACGGTTGGGATCGGGTGACATGGACGAACGAGGCGTATCGGACGATGGTAGGGGGAGATGGGGAGGTTGTAGTCGGGCTGGTGATCAGAGAGAGGGTGCCCGAAACGTTACGGGCGTTCTCGTGCCGGGTGAGGGTGCAGTACACGTGTCGGAAGGAGAGGAACTCGATGACAGTCCCTTGTGATGTGTGGCGGATGTTGGATGGGAAGGGTTTCGCTTGGAGGTTGGACGTCAAAGCAGCCCTCAGCTTGGGAAGATAG